The following are encoded in a window of Haloarcula halophila genomic DNA:
- the thpR gene encoding RNA 2',3'-cyclic phosphodiesterase, with translation MKRLFVSVDLDGLDDAVGAVQERFEGAGGLRFTDPEQAHVTLKFLGDTDPDRIDEIVQELESAVEDAGVSPFEARFGGLGVFPSMEYISVVWVGVREGYGAAELTTLHETIEDRTVAMGFDPEDHDFTPHVTLARMDHAGGKDRVQEVVRSADPEVGTLDVDEIRLTESVLGSDGPAYRTIESVSLR, from the coding sequence ATGAAACGGCTGTTCGTCAGCGTCGACCTCGACGGCCTCGATGACGCCGTCGGCGCGGTCCAAGAGCGGTTCGAGGGTGCCGGGGGACTCCGGTTCACCGACCCCGAACAGGCCCACGTGACCCTGAAGTTCCTCGGGGATACCGACCCCGACCGGATCGACGAGATCGTCCAGGAGTTGGAGAGTGCCGTCGAGGACGCCGGCGTGTCGCCGTTCGAGGCCCGATTCGGCGGGCTCGGCGTGTTTCCCTCGATGGAGTACATCAGCGTCGTCTGGGTCGGCGTCCGGGAGGGTTACGGCGCGGCGGAACTGACGACCCTCCACGAGACGATCGAAGACCGGACCGTCGCGATGGGGTTCGATCCGGAGGACCACGACTTCACCCCCCACGTCACGCTCGCCCGGATGGATCACGCCGGCGGGAAGGACCGAGTTCAGGAAGTCGTCCGATCGGCCGACCCCGAGGTAGGGACGCTCGATGTCGACGAGATCCGACTGACAGAGAGCGTCCTCGGCTCCGACGGTCCGGCGTACCGAACTATCGAGTCGGTATCACTTCGCTGA
- a CDS encoding ZIP family metal transporter, translated as MVAAEHVVFVFVAGLLTALATGLGAIPFFLVEEFSDRWNVALWGLASGIMVAASLFGLVREGLAYGSPVLLVPGLLTGVVLVVVSHEVLDGFDHGPKKFEQADFKKLLLILGILTVHSFPEGVAVGVSFAELGLDGAVAGDSLLVAGTAVPLLAVFMTIAISIHNVPEGTAIAIPLRSLGVSEWKMVWWAVFSSLPQPVGAVIAYYFVTLAKEFLPFGFGFAAGAMVYLVATEFVPEALELGDGLPGGGKRELLAGAVTGVLAMVPLAFV; from the coding sequence ATGGTCGCAGCGGAGCACGTCGTGTTCGTCTTCGTCGCCGGGCTGTTGACGGCACTGGCCACGGGACTCGGCGCCATCCCGTTCTTTCTGGTCGAGGAGTTCTCCGACCGGTGGAACGTCGCGCTGTGGGGGCTTGCCTCGGGGATCATGGTCGCGGCATCGCTGTTCGGCCTCGTCCGCGAGGGGCTAGCCTACGGGTCGCCGGTGTTGCTGGTCCCGGGTCTCCTGACCGGCGTCGTCCTCGTCGTCGTCAGTCACGAGGTTCTGGACGGGTTCGACCACGGCCCCAAGAAGTTCGAGCAGGCGGATTTCAAGAAGCTCCTGCTCATCCTGGGTATCCTGACGGTCCACAGTTTCCCCGAGGGCGTCGCCGTCGGCGTCTCGTTCGCGGAACTGGGCCTCGACGGCGCGGTCGCAGGCGACTCGCTGCTCGTCGCCGGGACCGCGGTCCCGCTGTTGGCGGTGTTCATGACCATCGCTATCTCCATCCACAACGTCCCCGAGGGGACCGCGATCGCCATCCCGCTGCGCTCGCTGGGGGTCAGCGAGTGGAAGATGGTCTGGTGGGCCGTCTTCTCGTCGCTGCCCCAGCCAGTCGGAGCGGTCATCGCCTATTACTTCGTGACCCTGGCGAAGGAGTTCCTCCCGTTCGGCTTCGGCTTCGCCGCCGGCGCGATGGTGTATCTCGTCGCGACGGAGTTCGTCCCCGAAGCCCTGGAACTGGGCGACGGGTTGCCCGGCGGCGGCAAGCGCGAACTGCTGGCCGGCGCGGTGACGGGCGTCCTGGCGATGGTTCCGCTGGCGTTCGTCTAG
- a CDS encoding 50S ribosomal protein L39e, with product MSKKSKAKKKRLAKLDNQNSRVPAWVMLKTDREVQRNPKRRHWRRNDTDE from the coding sequence ATGAGCAAGAAATCGAAGGCCAAGAAGAAGCGTCTGGCCAAACTCGACAACCAGAACAGCCGGGTCCCCGCGTGGGTCATGCTCAAGACCGACCGCGAGGTCCAGCGAAACCCCAAGCGACGCCACTGGCGGCGCAACGACACTGACGAATAA
- a CDS encoding 50S ribosomal protein L31e encodes MSASDFEERVVTIPLRDAKKEPKHERADKAMKLIRAHLAKHFSVDESAVRIDPSINETTWARGRRKPPSKIRVRAARFEEDGEAVVEAETAE; translated from the coding sequence ATGAGCGCCAGTGACTTCGAGGAGCGTGTCGTCACGATCCCGCTCCGCGACGCGAAGAAGGAACCGAAACACGAGCGCGCCGACAAGGCGATGAAGCTCATCCGAGCCCACCTCGCCAAACACTTCTCGGTCGACGAGAGCGCCGTGCGTATCGACCCCTCGATCAACGAGACGACCTGGGCGCGCGGCCGGCGCAAGCCGCCGAGCAAGATCCGCGTCCGCGCCGCCCGCTTCGAGGAGGACGGCGAGGCGGTCGTCGAAGCCGAAACGGCCGAATAA
- a CDS encoding translation initiation factor IF-6, protein MLRAAFSGSSYVGVFARATDDCVLVRPDLEESLTDDIAEELDAPIVPTTVGGSGTVGALATGNTNGLLVSARVRDTEIDRIREVVDLPVTELPGRINAAGNVVCCNDSGAYVHPDLSREAVQAIRDGLDVPVERGVIAGVTTVGTAAVATDRGVLCHPKATDGELDALEEILDVPADIGTVNYGGPLVGSGLVANDHGYVCGTDTSGPELGRIDAALGYI, encoded by the coding sequence TTGCTCCGCGCGGCGTTCTCCGGGTCGTCGTACGTCGGCGTCTTCGCCCGTGCGACCGACGACTGTGTGCTGGTTCGCCCGGACCTAGAGGAGTCGCTGACCGACGACATCGCCGAGGAACTGGACGCTCCGATCGTCCCGACGACCGTCGGCGGGTCCGGGACTGTCGGCGCGCTGGCGACTGGCAACACCAACGGCTTGCTCGTCTCCGCTCGCGTCCGAGACACCGAGATCGATCGCATCCGCGAGGTCGTCGACCTCCCGGTGACGGAACTGCCCGGCCGGATCAACGCTGCCGGCAACGTCGTCTGCTGTAACGACTCGGGCGCGTACGTCCATCCGGACCTCTCCCGGGAGGCCGTCCAGGCCATCCGCGACGGCCTGGACGTTCCCGTCGAACGGGGCGTCATCGCCGGCGTCACCACCGTCGGGACCGCCGCCGTCGCCACCGACCGCGGCGTCCTCTGTCACCCCAAGGCCACCGACGGTGAACTCGACGCCTTAGAGGAGATCCTGGACGTCCCCGCCGACATCGGGACGGTCAACTACGGCGGCCCGCTCGTCGGATCGGGCCTGGTCGCCAACGACCACGGCTACGTCTGTGGGACCGACACCTCCGGCCCGGAACTGGGCCGGATCGACGCGGCGCTCGGCTACATCTAG
- a CDS encoding methyltransferase domain-containing protein, producing the protein MGVLENKARARTFYKYLSKVYDQINPFIWDERMRDEAIEMLEIEPDDRVLDIGCGTGFATEGLLQQVETVYGLDQSPHQLSKAYQKFGKHGNVRFHLGDAERLPFKDESFDVVWSSGSIEYWPNPVDALEECRRLAKPGGKVLIVGPDYPNSTVFQKMADAIMLFYDEEEADRMFEAAGFEEFEHHIQQSRPGSPRAITTIARVPE; encoded by the coding sequence ATGGGAGTCCTCGAGAACAAAGCCCGTGCGCGGACGTTCTACAAGTACCTCTCGAAGGTGTACGACCAGATCAACCCCTTCATCTGGGACGAGCGCATGCGCGACGAGGCCATCGAGATGCTGGAGATCGAGCCCGACGACCGCGTGCTCGACATCGGCTGTGGCACCGGCTTCGCCACGGAGGGATTGCTCCAGCAAGTCGAGACAGTCTACGGCCTCGACCAGAGTCCCCACCAGCTCTCGAAAGCCTACCAGAAGTTCGGCAAACACGGTAACGTCCGGTTTCACCTGGGCGACGCCGAGCGACTCCCCTTCAAGGACGAGAGCTTCGACGTGGTCTGGTCCTCGGGCTCGATCGAGTACTGGCCAAACCCCGTCGACGCCCTGGAGGAGTGTCGCCGACTCGCGAAACCCGGCGGCAAGGTCCTGATCGTCGGCCCGGACTACCCCAACTCGACGGTGTTCCAGAAGATGGCCGACGCGATCATGCTGTTCTACGACGAGGAGGAAGCCGACCGGATGTTCGAGGCCGCCGGTTTCGAGGAGTTCGAACACCACATCCAGCAATCGAGGCCGGGCAGTCCGCGGGCGATCACGACCATCGCACGGGTTCCCGAGTAA
- the ahaH gene encoding ATP synthase archaeal subunit H, translating into MPRPEVLDRIKEAEQEADDIVAEAEEDREQRIQEARAEAEEIREQAHEEADAAAQERLEDAREEIEAEREQLIEEGEAARENLEEAAQAETDEVVEYVIDLFEEAVHAST; encoded by the coding sequence ATGCCACGGCCAGAAGTTCTCGACAGGATAAAGGAGGCCGAGCAGGAGGCCGACGACATCGTCGCCGAAGCCGAAGAGGACCGTGAACAGCGCATCCAGGAGGCACGCGCCGAGGCCGAGGAGATCCGCGAACAGGCCCACGAGGAGGCCGACGCGGCAGCCCAGGAACGCCTCGAAGACGCCCGCGAGGAGATCGAGGCCGAACGCGAGCAGCTCATTGAGGAGGGAGAGGCCGCTCGCGAGAACCTGGAGGAGGCGGCCCAGGCGGAGACGGACGAGGTGGTCGAATACGTCATCGACCTGTTCGAGGAGGCGGTACATGCTTCGACCTGA